A region of Mammaliicoccus sp. Dog046 DNA encodes the following proteins:
- the argJ gene encoding bifunctional glutamate N-acetyltransferase/amino-acid acetyltransferase ArgJ produces the protein MLEETKQLIDSEMTILNEGDVASPQGFVAGGLHVGLRREKNDFGWLYSSVPANCAAVYTQNAFKAAPLQVTEASINLEHKLSAVVINSAIANACTGERGLEDAKQTQNWVASKLHIPEHEIAVASTGLIGEFLPMDKISFGVDNINIYNESQSENFNEAILTTDTNTKHIAVEVEIDNKIVTVGGTCKGSGMIHPNMATMLGFMTTDANVGVDDLNYLLKGSVDDTFNMITVDGDTSTNDMVILLANGESKSTMLTQSHPDWEKFANAVKYVSEYLAKSIARDGEGATKLIKAHVTGAQTKEQNNIIAKTIVGSSLVKTAVHGCDPNFGRIAASIGYGDQTVNPSDINVWLCGHLLVKNGMINEYDELDLKAKMEQDTIDIHAVVGDTEHQSTAYGCDLSYDYVKINALYRT, from the coding sequence ATGCTAGAAGAAACTAAACAATTAATCGACTCAGAAATGACAATATTGAATGAAGGTGATGTAGCTTCTCCACAAGGTTTTGTTGCTGGAGGACTACATGTTGGACTACGTAGAGAGAAAAATGATTTTGGCTGGTTATATTCATCAGTTCCTGCCAATTGTGCTGCGGTATATACTCAAAATGCATTTAAAGCTGCCCCTTTACAAGTGACAGAAGCAAGTATTAATTTAGAACATAAATTATCAGCAGTAGTTATAAACTCTGCAATTGCTAACGCATGTACAGGAGAAAGAGGTCTAGAAGATGCGAAACAAACACAAAATTGGGTTGCATCAAAACTTCATATACCTGAACATGAAATTGCTGTAGCATCGACTGGATTGATAGGTGAATTTTTACCTATGGATAAAATTTCTTTTGGTGTTGATAATATTAATATATATAATGAATCTCAATCTGAAAACTTTAATGAAGCGATTTTAACAACGGATACAAATACGAAACATATTGCAGTTGAAGTAGAAATAGATAATAAAATTGTAACAGTAGGAGGAACTTGCAAAGGTTCTGGAATGATACATCCAAATATGGCGACAATGTTAGGATTTATGACTACAGATGCAAACGTTGGTGTGGATGACTTAAACTATTTATTAAAAGGATCTGTAGATGATACTTTTAATATGATTACAGTTGATGGTGATACAAGTACTAATGATATGGTTATTTTATTAGCAAATGGAGAAAGTAAAAGCACGATGCTAACGCAATCACATCCTGATTGGGAGAAGTTTGCAAATGCAGTTAAATATGTGAGTGAATATTTAGCTAAAAGTATCGCGAGAGATGGCGAAGGTGCAACAAAATTAATAAAAGCCCATGTTACTGGAGCTCAAACGAAAGAACAAAATAATATCATTGCCAAAACAATTGTAGGATCTAGTTTAGTTAAAACAGCTGTACATGGCTGTGATCCTAATTTCGGTAGAATAGCGGCTTCAATTGGATATGGTGATCAAACCGTTAATCCAAGTGATATCAATGTATGGTTATGTGGTCATTTACTTGTTAAAAATGGCATGATAAATGAATATGATGAATTAGATTTAAAAGCAAAAATGGAACAAGATACGATTGATATACACGCGGTTGTTGGAGATACTGAACATCAATCCACGGCATATGGCTGTGATTTATCGTACGATTACGTGAAAATTAATGCATTATATAGAACTTAA
- the argB gene encoding acetylglutamate kinase yields the protein MKYAIIKIGGSILSNLSETIIEDILTLKKQGYTPIIVHGGGPFINKQLSKMGVESKFEDGLRVTNDEVLLQTANTLIGEVNPNIVHQINQQEPIAIGVNGIDMNLFNVKPLHTKYGFVAECASVNQDAVHNICSNSIPVVAPIGIMRENGQRYNINADSLAYKMASEMKGDLFLISDIPGVLIKDKVKPELSVNDINNYIETTEIYGGMIPKVKGAISAIKEGCKSVKIISGSSEHSLLKSSKSGLIGTTITP from the coding sequence GTGAAATATGCAATCATTAAGATAGGTGGAAGTATTCTCAGTAATTTAAGTGAAACAATCATAGAAGATATTTTAACTTTGAAGAAACAAGGTTATACGCCGATCATTGTTCATGGTGGTGGACCATTTATCAATAAACAACTGAGTAAAATGGGTGTTGAAAGCAAATTTGAAGATGGTTTACGTGTTACAAATGACGAAGTATTATTACAAACAGCTAATACTTTAATAGGTGAAGTGAATCCAAATATTGTTCATCAAATTAATCAACAAGAGCCAATCGCGATTGGTGTGAATGGCATTGATATGAATTTATTTAATGTGAAACCATTACATACTAAATATGGTTTTGTTGCAGAGTGTGCATCCGTCAATCAAGATGCAGTTCACAATATTTGTTCTAATAGTATTCCAGTTGTTGCACCAATAGGTATTATGAGAGAAAATGGGCAACGCTATAATATTAATGCAGATAGCTTAGCTTATAAAATGGCAAGCGAAATGAAAGGTGATTTATTCTTAATCAGTGATATACCAGGCGTACTGATTAAAGATAAAGTGAAACCTGAATTAAGTGTTAATGACATTAATAATTATATAGAAACGACTGAGATCTATGGTGGTATGATACCTAAAGTCAAAGGTGCAATATCAGCAATCAAAGAAGGATGTAAAAGTGTTAAAATTATCTCTGGTTCTTCTGAACATTCATTACTAAAAAGCTCAAAATCAGGTTTAATTGGAACGACAATTACACCATAA
- a CDS encoding amino acid ABC transporter ATP-binding protein produces the protein MIKVNDLHKSFGKNEVLKGINLHIEKGEVVAIIGPSGSGKSTLLRCLNLLEEPTSGQIVFENNDLTNTKGAKLDQLRQKMGMVFQGFNLFPHKKVIENITLTPLTLKKGNKSELEIQAEQLLQKVGLEDKADVYPSKLSGGQKQRVAIARALAMNPAVILFDEPTSALDPEVVGEVLGVMKDLAKEGMTMVVVTHEMGFAKNVSDHVIFMDEGIVQEEGTPEQIFDHPQNERTQQFLSKVL, from the coding sequence GTGATTAAAGTTAACGATCTGCATAAATCATTCGGTAAGAACGAAGTATTAAAAGGCATTAATTTACACATTGAAAAAGGTGAAGTCGTTGCCATTATTGGTCCTTCTGGAAGTGGTAAGAGTACATTGCTTCGATGTTTGAATTTACTTGAAGAACCCACATCTGGTCAAATCGTTTTTGAAAATAATGATTTAACAAACACTAAAGGTGCAAAGTTAGATCAATTGAGACAAAAAATGGGCATGGTGTTTCAAGGTTTCAATTTATTTCCGCATAAGAAAGTTATAGAAAATATAACATTAACGCCATTAACGTTAAAAAAAGGAAATAAATCTGAATTAGAAATTCAAGCAGAGCAATTACTCCAAAAGGTTGGTTTAGAAGATAAGGCAGATGTATATCCTTCGAAGCTTTCAGGAGGTCAAAAGCAACGTGTAGCTATAGCAAGAGCATTAGCTATGAATCCAGCAGTGATTCTGTTTGATGAACCAACCTCAGCACTAGACCCCGAAGTTGTAGGTGAAGTGCTAGGTGTTATGAAAGATTTGGCTAAAGAGGGCATGACAATGGTAGTAGTTACCCATGAAATGGGATTTGCGAAAAATGTAAGTGACCATGTCATCTTTATGGATGAAGGTATTGTTCAAGAAGAAGGTACACCAGAACAAATATTTGATCATCCGCAAAATGAACGAACGCAACAATTTTTATCGAAAGTACTGTAA
- a CDS encoding ABC transporter permease subunit (The N-terminal region of this protein, as described by TIGR01726, is a three transmembrane segment that identifies a subfamily of ABC transporter permease subunits, which specificities that include histidine, arginine, glutamine, glutamate, L-cystine (sic), the opines (in Agrobacterium) octopine and nopaline, etc.) codes for MKRNILIKVVLVTFCLLVLVPYLAPKQSHAAGNDQWDKAKERGELRVGLSADYAPYEFEHTKDGKREYAGIDIELAKKIAKDNHIKLKIVNMQFDSLLGALKTGKIDMIISGMAPTPERKKEVDFSDDYMEVNQRLIIQKKDKDKLKTINDFKGKMIGVQKQTTQEELAKSEMPDSQISSLTRVPEVIMSLNSGKIDGMIIEGPVADAYLEKNPNLTYSDVKFSDADKTTAIALPKDSPELMSRVNKSVKDVRDNHLIDDYKDKATEAMFDDGSFLSKYGSYFLHGVGYTILLSFLGVVAGAIIGCFLALMKLSNSKILKTIASIYIEFLRGTPLLVQVFLVYFGTTAVLGLDLSALICGIIALIINCSAYIAEIIRAGINAVDKGQMEAARSLGLNQTQAMKKVILPQAIKNILPALGNEFVTVIKESSIVSVIGVSELMFNAQVVQGASFDPFTPLLVAAVLYFILTFTLSRIMYFAERRYSVSD; via the coding sequence GTGAAGAGAAACATTTTAATTAAAGTCGTTCTCGTTACATTTTGTTTGTTAGTGCTAGTACCTTATTTAGCTCCCAAGCAATCTCATGCAGCAGGGAATGATCAATGGGATAAAGCGAAAGAACGTGGCGAGCTTAGAGTAGGGTTATCAGCAGACTATGCACCATATGAATTTGAACATACGAAAGATGGTAAACGTGAATATGCAGGTATCGACATAGAACTTGCTAAAAAAATTGCGAAAGATAACCACATCAAATTGAAAATAGTGAATATGCAATTTGATAGTTTATTAGGTGCTTTAAAAACCGGGAAGATAGACATGATCATATCTGGTATGGCGCCAACTCCTGAAAGAAAAAAAGAAGTAGATTTTTCTGATGATTATATGGAAGTTAATCAAAGATTAATCATTCAGAAGAAAGATAAAGACAAATTAAAAACAATTAACGATTTTAAAGGGAAAATGATTGGTGTTCAAAAACAAACAACACAAGAAGAATTAGCAAAATCAGAAATGCCTGATTCACAAATTAGTTCTTTAACAAGGGTACCAGAAGTTATTATGTCACTCAATTCTGGGAAGATTGATGGGATGATTATTGAAGGACCTGTTGCAGATGCTTATTTAGAGAAAAATCCGAACTTAACATATTCTGATGTGAAATTCTCTGATGCGGATAAGACAACAGCAATTGCATTGCCTAAAGATTCACCGGAACTTATGAGCAGGGTGAATAAAAGCGTAAAAGATGTACGTGATAATCATTTAATTGATGATTATAAAGATAAGGCAACTGAAGCAATGTTTGATGATGGATCATTTTTAAGTAAATACGGTTCATATTTCTTACATGGTGTTGGCTATACAATATTATTATCATTTTTAGGTGTTGTAGCCGGTGCAATCATTGGTTGTTTCTTAGCATTAATGAAACTTAGTAATAGTAAAATCTTAAAAACAATTGCTTCTATATATATTGAATTCTTAAGAGGTACACCATTACTTGTGCAAGTATTCCTAGTCTACTTTGGTACGACAGCTGTACTTGGCTTAGATTTATCAGCACTCATTTGCGGTATTATCGCATTAATTATTAACTGTAGTGCATATATTGCAGAAATTATAAGAGCAGGTATTAATGCTGTAGATAAAGGTCAAATGGAAGCAGCAAGATCTCTAGGTTTAAATCAAACACAAGCTATGAAGAAAGTTATTCTTCCACAAGCGATTAAAAATATTCTTCCAGCACTAGGGAATGAATTTGTAACTGTAATTAAAGAATCATCTATCGTATCAGTGATTGGTGTAAGTGAATTAATGTTCAATGCACAAGTTGTTCAAGGAGCATCATTCGACCCATTCACACCATTATTAGTAGCAGCAGTACTGTACTTTATTTTAACGTTTACGTTATCAAGAATTATGTACTTTGCTGAAAGGAGGTATAGTGTCAGTGATTAA
- the argC gene encoding N-acetyl-gamma-glutamyl-phosphate reductase has protein sequence MLEVGIVGGSGYGAIELIRLLNQHKEVTVKYVFSHSKSGEQIKETYPHLQDNIHVPFSSLDIETVDCDLIFFATPSNVSKQFIPGLLERNIKVIDLSGDFRIKNPDTYEQFYGERPAEQSILDQAEYSIAEWSKVTKDTNLIANPGCFPTATLLSLHPLLAQKCINKDSIIIDAKTGVSGAGRSLSQNVHYGEVNENLSAYKLGTHKHTPEIEQYLSLVSNSDVKVTFSPHLVPMTRGILTTIYVDLNEPITGEALHELYKETYRDKPFVRVRSYGELPKTKEVLGSNFCDIGIYVDEDRNKAVIVSVIDNLVKGASGQAIQNMNLLYGFNENEGLNLLPVYP, from the coding sequence GTGTTAGAAGTAGGTATCGTTGGTGGAAGTGGATATGGAGCAATAGAATTAATTAGACTTCTAAATCAACATAAAGAAGTAACAGTTAAATATGTATTCTCACATTCTAAATCTGGTGAGCAAATCAAAGAAACATACCCACATCTACAAGATAATATTCACGTACCATTTTCAAGTTTAGATATAGAAACAGTAGATTGTGATTTAATATTTTTTGCAACACCCTCAAATGTAAGTAAGCAATTTATACCTGGATTATTAGAAAGAAATATTAAGGTAATTGATTTATCTGGTGATTTCAGAATTAAAAATCCAGATACTTACGAACAATTTTATGGAGAGAGACCGGCTGAGCAAAGCATACTTGATCAAGCCGAATATAGTATTGCAGAATGGTCTAAGGTGACGAAAGACACAAACCTTATTGCGAATCCTGGATGTTTTCCAACTGCAACATTATTATCGTTACATCCATTATTAGCACAAAAATGTATCAACAAAGATTCAATCATTATTGATGCTAAAACGGGTGTCTCCGGAGCAGGGAGAAGTTTAAGTCAGAATGTACACTATGGTGAAGTGAATGAAAATTTATCTGCTTATAAACTAGGAACACATAAGCATACCCCAGAAATTGAGCAATATTTATCATTAGTATCAAATTCAGACGTTAAAGTAACGTTTTCTCCACATCTTGTGCCAATGACACGAGGTATATTAACAACGATATATGTGGATTTAAACGAACCTATTACTGGTGAAGCTTTACATGAATTATATAAAGAAACATATCGTGATAAACCATTTGTACGTGTTAGATCATATGGTGAACTACCTAAAACTAAAGAAGTCCTTGGCAGTAATTTCTGTGATATAGGCATTTATGTTGATGAAGACAGAAATAAAGCGGTTATCGTATCCGTCATTGATAATTTAGTAAAAGGTGCAAGTGGACAAGCTATACAGAATATGAACTTGTTATATGGATTTAACGAAAATGAAGGATTGAACTTATTACCAGTATACCCTTAA